The following proteins come from a genomic window of Streptomyces liliiviolaceus:
- the drmD gene encoding DISARM system SNF2-like helicase DrmD yields MPGTTRTSEASAIVAPPEENALVQVRGQNWVVSGVEAAPAGDVTVVHLQSVADGRYGDTLSVIWEVEPGRRVLPAGSLPDASSGAFDPPEQLAAFLDAVRWSAVASADVKTLQAPFRSGVAIEPYQLEPVARAVGAPRVNLLLADDVGLGKTVEAGLVAEELRLRGRAHRVMVVCPAGLTLKWRDEMAEKFGLDFTVVDSACCAELRRTHSSAANPFRVFPLTIVSLPWLRTPKAQRLIDEVLPPGGATELPGRPGRRTFDLLILDEAHHVAPSAPKQIYAVDSQQTKLIRRLAPHFEHRLFLSATPHNGYQESYTALLELIDNQRFFRGGEPDKVALDDTVVRRLKTSVTDEEGNPRFHVRESKALPVEYPDTEREIHALLTRYAELRKKRVAPDRRGGRKAVDLVTLLLKKRLFSSPASFAHTVAVHLESVRAKAKPGGNKEVPAPVVTPLWITQYEDYAAELDDEELAEAEHDAITRAATVTPGSSEEEAELLERMARWGQAHQASPDAKAKELVKTLKAICLTAGRWGNERVVVFTEYRDTQDWLLNLLQQEGLAQVGRVLTLHGGKNAEEREQIRLAFQEPPTSPEGTVRILIATDAASEGIDLQDHCRHLINYDIPFNPNKLEQRIGRIDRYGQRYNPQIMHFVGAAWDKARTDVYEADLEFLARIARKVAQMEEDLGEVNAVLAEKVQLRMTGQLSDFDIEHARAKKIKSRPTGGKVDAEQNVTEQVRRLSTQLKQTTVELGITPDRVARVVNTALNLARQQPLVPCLDENAPSEDDFRQGLYTVPSLTGSWERATRGLPDKLRPEVLRPVTFDAQAALGRPDIVLAHLNHPLVAMSTRLLRAAVWNADNVDLRRITAVVSDDPALETTFVGAYARFVLVGTDGQRLHEEILHAGGWLGDNGWQRRLRGVEAVASILDRALTEGRPAKERLLHRLQQSWPKTYEGLTQSVDARGKERKVSLMDRLAERQADEEQRINATLDRLQRTLRNRLGETSSVTAASPTGGMDTLFGLDELQDPDERRQLADDRKRWRARLDGVEDERERELAAIAARYRAPQDHLFPVAVVFVIPAKEAY; encoded by the coding sequence ATGCCCGGAACCACCCGTACTTCCGAAGCCTCCGCAATAGTCGCGCCGCCTGAGGAGAACGCTCTCGTCCAGGTACGCGGCCAGAACTGGGTGGTGTCTGGAGTCGAAGCCGCCCCTGCTGGCGATGTCACCGTGGTGCATCTGCAGTCCGTCGCCGATGGCCGTTACGGCGACACCCTCTCCGTGATCTGGGAGGTCGAGCCGGGGCGCCGCGTCCTCCCCGCCGGCTCCCTCCCGGACGCCTCCTCCGGAGCGTTCGACCCGCCGGAGCAGCTCGCGGCCTTCCTCGACGCCGTCCGCTGGTCCGCCGTCGCTTCCGCCGACGTGAAGACGCTCCAGGCGCCCTTCCGGTCAGGGGTGGCCATCGAGCCGTACCAGCTGGAACCGGTCGCCCGCGCCGTCGGCGCACCCCGCGTCAATCTGCTGCTTGCCGACGATGTCGGTCTCGGCAAGACCGTGGAAGCCGGACTGGTTGCCGAGGAGCTGCGGCTGCGCGGCCGGGCCCACCGCGTCATGGTCGTCTGCCCGGCGGGGCTCACCCTTAAATGGCGAGATGAGATGGCCGAGAAGTTCGGCCTCGACTTTACCGTGGTCGACTCTGCCTGCTGCGCCGAGCTGCGCCGAACGCACAGCAGCGCCGCCAACCCGTTCCGGGTATTCCCGTTGACCATCGTCAGCCTCCCCTGGCTGCGCACGCCCAAGGCGCAGCGGCTCATCGACGAGGTGTTGCCCCCGGGAGGGGCGACGGAGCTGCCGGGTCGCCCCGGGCGCCGTACTTTCGATCTGCTGATCCTGGACGAGGCGCACCATGTCGCCCCGAGCGCGCCCAAGCAGATCTACGCCGTCGACTCCCAGCAGACCAAGCTGATCCGACGCCTCGCCCCCCACTTCGAGCACCGGCTCTTCCTTTCCGCCACCCCGCACAACGGCTACCAGGAGTCGTACACGGCTCTGCTGGAACTGATCGACAACCAGCGCTTCTTCCGCGGCGGCGAACCCGACAAGGTCGCCCTCGACGACACCGTCGTACGACGTTTGAAGACCTCCGTGACCGACGAGGAAGGCAACCCCCGCTTTCATGTCCGCGAGTCGAAGGCACTGCCCGTCGAGTACCCCGACACCGAGCGCGAGATCCACGCCCTCCTCACCCGCTACGCCGAATTGCGCAAGAAGCGCGTCGCGCCTGACCGGCGCGGCGGCCGGAAAGCCGTCGACCTGGTCACCCTGCTGCTGAAGAAGCGGCTGTTCTCGTCCCCCGCCTCCTTCGCGCACACCGTCGCGGTCCACCTCGAATCAGTACGCGCCAAGGCAAAGCCAGGCGGGAACAAGGAGGTTCCGGCCCCGGTCGTGACCCCGCTGTGGATCACGCAGTACGAGGACTACGCCGCCGAGCTCGACGACGAGGAACTGGCCGAAGCTGAGCACGACGCGATCACCCGTGCCGCTACGGTCACCCCGGGATCGTCAGAGGAAGAGGCCGAGCTGCTGGAGCGGATGGCCCGCTGGGGCCAGGCCCACCAGGCGTCCCCCGACGCCAAGGCCAAGGAGCTCGTCAAGACCCTCAAGGCCATCTGCCTCACCGCCGGGAGATGGGGGAACGAGCGGGTCGTCGTGTTCACCGAGTACCGCGACACCCAGGACTGGCTGCTGAACCTGCTCCAGCAGGAGGGCCTGGCCCAGGTGGGCCGCGTCCTCACCCTCCACGGCGGGAAGAACGCCGAGGAGCGCGAGCAAATCCGGCTCGCCTTCCAGGAACCGCCCACCAGTCCTGAGGGCACGGTGCGCATCCTCATCGCGACTGACGCCGCCAGCGAAGGAATCGACCTCCAAGATCATTGTCGCCATTTGATCAACTATGACATCCCGTTCAACCCCAACAAACTCGAACAGCGCATCGGCCGCATCGACCGCTACGGCCAGCGATACAACCCGCAGATCATGCACTTCGTCGGCGCAGCCTGGGACAAAGCCAGGACGGACGTGTACGAGGCCGACCTGGAGTTTCTCGCCCGTATCGCGAGGAAAGTCGCGCAGATGGAGGAGGACCTCGGCGAGGTCAACGCCGTACTCGCTGAGAAGGTGCAGCTGCGGATGACGGGCCAGCTCAGCGACTTCGACATCGAGCACGCCCGCGCGAAGAAGATCAAGAGCCGTCCCACGGGCGGCAAGGTGGACGCTGAGCAGAACGTCACTGAGCAGGTGCGGCGGCTCAGCACCCAGCTGAAGCAGACGACCGTAGAACTCGGCATCACCCCGGACCGGGTCGCCCGCGTGGTGAACACCGCGCTGAACTTGGCCCGCCAGCAGCCCCTCGTACCGTGCCTCGACGAGAACGCGCCGTCCGAGGACGACTTCCGGCAGGGCCTTTACACTGTGCCCTCGCTGACCGGCTCGTGGGAGCGCGCCACCCGCGGCCTGCCAGACAAGCTCCGCCCCGAAGTCCTGCGCCCGGTCACCTTCGACGCACAGGCAGCCTTGGGACGCCCCGACATCGTGCTGGCCCATCTGAACCATCCGCTGGTTGCCATGTCGACGCGGCTGCTGCGCGCAGCCGTATGGAACGCGGACAACGTCGACCTGCGCCGGATCACGGCCGTCGTCAGCGACGACCCGGCCCTGGAGACCACGTTCGTCGGCGCATACGCCCGCTTCGTGCTGGTCGGCACGGACGGGCAGCGCCTCCATGAGGAGATCCTGCACGCGGGCGGCTGGCTCGGCGACAACGGCTGGCAGCGTCGGCTGCGCGGAGTGGAGGCGGTCGCCTCGATCCTGGACCGCGCGCTCACCGAGGGCCGCCCCGCCAAGGAGCGCCTGCTCCACCGGCTCCAGCAGAGCTGGCCGAAGACCTACGAGGGCCTTACCCAGTCCGTCGACGCGCGCGGGAAGGAACGCAAGGTGTCCCTGATGGACCGGCTGGCCGAGCGCCAGGCCGATGAGGAGCAGCGCATCAATGCCACCCTCGACCGACTCCAGCGCACTCTGCGGAACCGGCTCGGCGAGACCTCCTCCGTCACGGCGGCCTCCCCGACGGGCGGGATGGACACGCTCTTTGGCCTGGACGAGCTACAGGATCCCGACGAACGCCGCCAGCTCGCCGACGACCGCAAACGCTGGCGCGCCCGGCTCGACGGAGTGGAGGACGAACGCGAGCGCGAACTCGCCGCGATCGCCGCCCGCTACCGCGCCCCGCAGGACCACCTCTTCCCGGTCGCTGTCGTCTTCGTCATCCCCGCCAAGGAAGCCTACTGA
- a CDS encoding TIGR02677 family protein, which produces MGASASGAGQDAGKEARRLDAYTYLSASERLEHIAIMRVFCGTLLADLAVPDILTKLHHSSGCAAGLDADTLTVRLEQLVQWGNLLRSSHTVKASTISEYQRSRSRYQLSKLGERIQRDADGVLAEADAAREVSNELLALVERGLRELADLVTAPGGVEPQDGLERISSLFVQFTEFADSIRDFYAYLGQVLSRYDLDSAEYQGFKELLLDYVEAITEDVAFRAPRISATLDILWPRIPALLDRLDAHAQGLTGLTAQGEGRLEVRVQRSRGREFTDWEGMRGWFRDTDGQGSQVDQLRDATLRALQSLLANAKRMLRSATGEMSRRKDLLRLARWFEEAAPQDAHDIAVAAFGLYGARHLGIPPATDEVVPAYTSWWTGPVVEVPVALRERGSRSQRGRPSAVEDHSAQKERLREAARQRAAARTAAADELRSASGRFADVRLTSAALGLLLELLATALGNAQLRRLADTDGEGPAGFGLDSARSEDAELGIRLTVLRVAGARTVLYSADGDLLLDDLELDISRIAAAVDGEGARDGEGVVGSEAEVSVS; this is translated from the coding sequence ATGGGGGCATCAGCATCCGGTGCAGGTCAGGACGCCGGCAAGGAGGCGCGGCGGCTGGACGCGTACACGTACCTGAGCGCGAGCGAGCGGCTGGAGCACATCGCGATCATGCGGGTCTTCTGCGGAACGCTGCTGGCGGATCTTGCCGTCCCGGACATCCTGACGAAGCTGCATCACAGCAGTGGTTGCGCCGCGGGACTCGACGCCGACACCCTCACGGTCCGGCTGGAACAGCTGGTGCAGTGGGGGAACCTGCTGCGCAGCAGCCACACGGTGAAGGCGTCCACCATCAGCGAGTACCAGCGTTCCCGCTCGCGCTACCAGCTGTCGAAACTGGGCGAACGCATCCAGCGGGACGCCGATGGGGTCCTGGCCGAGGCTGACGCCGCCCGCGAGGTGAGCAACGAACTGCTGGCCCTCGTCGAGCGCGGGCTGCGTGAGCTGGCCGACCTCGTGACCGCGCCGGGCGGCGTCGAGCCGCAGGACGGACTGGAGCGGATCAGCTCGCTGTTCGTGCAGTTCACCGAGTTCGCGGACTCCATACGCGACTTCTACGCCTATCTCGGCCAGGTGCTGTCCCGCTACGACCTGGACAGCGCCGAGTACCAGGGCTTCAAGGAGCTGCTCCTGGACTACGTCGAGGCAATCACGGAGGACGTGGCATTCCGTGCGCCCCGGATCTCGGCGACGTTGGACATCCTGTGGCCGCGCATCCCGGCTCTGCTGGATCGGCTGGACGCCCACGCCCAGGGGCTCACCGGGCTGACGGCGCAGGGCGAAGGACGCCTGGAGGTCCGGGTGCAGCGCAGCCGGGGCCGCGAGTTCACGGACTGGGAAGGCATGCGCGGCTGGTTCAGGGACACCGATGGTCAGGGCAGCCAGGTCGATCAGCTGCGGGACGCCACGCTGCGCGCGTTGCAGTCACTGCTCGCCAACGCCAAGCGGATGCTGCGATCGGCCACCGGGGAGATGTCCCGGCGCAAGGATCTGCTACGGCTCGCCCGCTGGTTCGAGGAGGCGGCGCCGCAGGACGCCCACGACATCGCCGTCGCCGCTTTCGGTCTGTACGGCGCCCGACACCTGGGCATCCCCCCGGCCACCGACGAGGTGGTGCCCGCCTATACGAGCTGGTGGACCGGTCCGGTGGTCGAGGTGCCGGTGGCTCTGCGAGAGAGGGGCAGCCGTTCCCAGCGGGGCCGGCCTTCCGCGGTGGAGGACCATTCCGCGCAGAAGGAGCGGTTGCGGGAGGCCGCCCGGCAGCGGGCGGCGGCCAGGACAGCGGCGGCGGACGAACTGCGCAGCGCGTCGGGTCGGTTCGCCGATGTACGACTCACCTCGGCGGCGCTCGGGCTGCTCTTGGAACTGCTGGCCACGGCACTCGGGAACGCTCAGCTCAGGCGACTCGCCGATACGGACGGGGAGGGGCCTGCGGGCTTCGGACTCGACTCGGCGCGCAGCGAGGACGCCGAACTGGGCATCCGGCTCACCGTGCTTCGGGTGGCGGGCGCGCGGACGGTGCTGTACTCGGCCGACGGTGACCTGCTGCTGGACGACCTGGAGCTGGACATCAGCCGTATCGCAGCCGCAGTCGACGGTGAAGGAGCTCGCGACGGTGAAGGCGTTGTTGGCAGCGAGGCCGAGGTGAGCGTGTCATGA
- a CDS encoding serine/threonine-protein kinase: MRDHHLAKGELIDGRYELAELLGRGGMGEVWAAYDQRLDRSVAVKLLTPGTAVSKVPRRLDPQDPAVVRFTREARLMAKLEHPYVPVIHDAGTHRASRLYLVMQRVYGHTLDRLVAQRGPFPVEWAAAVGAQVCSVLVQAHGRGFVHRDLTPRNVMLTTDGTVRVLDFGIATALQPPDGPRLTDAGMVAGTPGFISPEQGKGQAATPLSDLYALGCVLYEILGGRPPFTADEPLALVVQHIANTPVPLDRLRDDAPAELCHLVSRLLAKHPEDRPADAAEVREALAPWAEQAVPKATRTGTPRRPGKAPARLPHDGTDLPNDPPPDKAHAPVPEHATTPLATAQPLVRPAQPPSTSGARLPAESVDLRERAQRLVAEGRLSQALELLGKDLNEVLPRFDSSHPEVISRRLAILRLQFEAQELQAVREGCLELAETLVSTRSAPDADLAACRVMAARCLGRLGHNSAALLELREALDLQKEVLPPLDLEVLETRRDIATLLAASGSAGEALEALRHLAHDQRTALPPDHSAHAEVERLVSRLGRLTRALRLPQ, translated from the coding sequence ATGAGGGACCATCACCTGGCGAAGGGCGAACTGATCGACGGCCGCTACGAGCTGGCGGAGCTGCTCGGCAGAGGTGGCATGGGCGAGGTGTGGGCGGCGTACGATCAGCGGCTGGACCGGTCTGTGGCGGTGAAACTGCTGACACCAGGGACGGCTGTCTCCAAGGTGCCACGCAGGCTTGATCCGCAGGACCCCGCCGTCGTCCGCTTCACCAGAGAAGCACGACTGATGGCCAAGCTGGAGCACCCGTACGTACCGGTCATCCATGATGCGGGCACCCATCGAGCGAGTCGGCTCTATCTGGTCATGCAGCGCGTGTACGGACACACGCTGGACCGGCTGGTGGCCCAGCGCGGACCCTTTCCCGTGGAGTGGGCCGCCGCGGTGGGCGCCCAGGTGTGCTCCGTGCTGGTCCAGGCTCACGGACGCGGCTTCGTCCACCGGGATCTGACGCCTCGCAACGTGATGCTCACAACAGACGGCACGGTACGCGTCCTCGACTTCGGTATCGCCACCGCCCTGCAACCACCGGACGGGCCACGGTTGACCGACGCGGGAATGGTGGCCGGAACCCCGGGCTTCATCTCTCCAGAACAAGGCAAGGGGCAGGCGGCCACTCCCCTCAGCGATCTGTACGCACTGGGCTGCGTGCTGTACGAGATCCTGGGCGGCCGACCGCCGTTCACGGCCGACGAGCCGCTGGCCCTGGTGGTCCAGCACATCGCCAATACTCCGGTACCCCTAGATCGGCTGCGCGACGACGCACCAGCCGAACTGTGCCACCTGGTCTCCCGCTTACTCGCGAAGCACCCGGAGGACCGACCCGCGGATGCAGCCGAAGTCCGGGAGGCACTCGCGCCCTGGGCCGAGCAGGCCGTGCCGAAGGCCACCCGCACCGGAACTCCGAGGCGGCCCGGCAAAGCCCCCGCGCGCCTGCCGCACGATGGCACCGACCTTCCGAACGATCCTCCTCCGGACAAAGCGCACGCACCCGTTCCGGAACACGCCACGACCCCGCTCGCAACTGCACAACCTCTCGTTCGGCCAGCGCAACCGCCGTCCACCTCCGGGGCCAGGTTGCCTGCGGAGTCGGTGGACCTGCGCGAGCGCGCGCAACGCCTTGTGGCAGAAGGACGGTTGTCACAGGCATTGGAGCTGCTGGGCAAGGATCTCAACGAGGTGCTGCCCCGTTTCGACTCCTCCCATCCGGAGGTCATTTCCCGCCGACTGGCCATCCTTCGGTTGCAATTCGAAGCGCAGGAATTGCAAGCGGTACGCGAGGGCTGCCTGGAGCTCGCGGAAACCCTCGTGTCGACTCGTTCCGCGCCGGACGCGGACCTCGCGGCTTGCCGGGTGATGGCAGCCCGCTGCCTTGGCCGGCTCGGGCACAACTCCGCCGCCCTCCTGGAGCTTCGCGAGGCGCTCGATCTCCAGAAGGAGGTGCTTCCCCCGCTGGATCTGGAGGTATTGGAGACCCGCCGGGACATCGCCACCCTCCTGGCGGCCTCAGGTTCGGCTGGTGAAGCCCTGGAGGCTCTGCGCCACCTCGCCCACGACCAACGGACCGCGCTGCCTCCCGACCATTCCGCCCATGCCGAGGTGGAGCGTCTGGTCAGTCGCCTGGGCAGACTGACCCGCGCGCTCCGCCTTCCGCAGTGA
- a CDS encoding TIGR02678 family protein yields MTLPSAHDVALAAERRTAARLLLAHPLVASNGPHADLFPLIRRHADWLGKRFQQVLGYRLLVDGSFARLFKAGLGAGSGRRLERSSGTPFTPHTYACLALALSVLVTAPEQMLLSHLVADIRAAAADAGIELEETGRAAGKRTLVAALRRLVEWGVLVETEGQVAAIAQEAGGEALITVDRELARVVVAGPLAQARDGADLVRRAADPGFSGPRTYVRRMLVETPVVHLDELTDAERDWLRTRQRREAQAFSELLGLEMEIRAEGVALVDPEEELTDLHLPGTGTVAQAALLLVERLVERLRPQEPGHPATGGRLVIGVAVPDGLVDEVVTELIAEYGQRSNWQRGYLEDLPSLREAVLDLLVRMRLMACAGRLRAEGEGLPEGYVEEASQGRTVTDVHGARPGGEGWVLLAAAARYATLVTVRPAAKARQGTDVQEELPL; encoded by the coding sequence ATGACCCTTCCCTCGGCTCACGACGTGGCCTTGGCCGCCGAACGCCGTACCGCCGCCCGGCTGTTGCTCGCCCACCCCCTGGTCGCATCGAACGGCCCGCATGCCGACCTCTTCCCTCTGATCCGCAGGCATGCCGACTGGCTGGGCAAACGGTTCCAGCAGGTGCTCGGCTACCGCCTGTTGGTCGATGGCTCGTTCGCCCGGCTGTTCAAGGCGGGATTGGGAGCGGGATCGGGTCGCAGGCTGGAGCGTTCCAGCGGCACCCCGTTCACCCCGCACACGTACGCCTGTCTCGCGCTGGCCCTGTCTGTTCTGGTTACCGCGCCCGAGCAGATGCTGTTGTCGCACCTGGTCGCCGACATCAGGGCCGCTGCCGCTGACGCGGGGATCGAGCTGGAGGAGACGGGCCGGGCGGCCGGGAAGCGGACCCTGGTGGCGGCTCTGCGCCGGCTCGTCGAGTGGGGTGTCCTCGTCGAGACCGAGGGCCAGGTGGCCGCGATCGCGCAGGAGGCGGGCGGGGAGGCCCTGATCACGGTGGACCGGGAGCTGGCACGCGTGGTCGTCGCCGGCCCGCTCGCGCAAGCGCGGGACGGCGCCGACCTGGTGCGGCGGGCGGCGGACCCGGGGTTCAGCGGGCCGCGCACCTACGTGCGCCGGATGCTCGTGGAGACACCTGTTGTCCACCTTGACGAGCTGACCGATGCCGAGCGTGACTGGCTGCGCACCCGGCAGCGCCGGGAAGCCCAGGCTTTCTCCGAACTCCTGGGTCTGGAGATGGAGATCCGGGCCGAGGGCGTGGCTCTGGTGGACCCCGAGGAGGAGCTGACGGATCTGCACCTGCCGGGCACCGGAACCGTTGCACAGGCCGCGCTGCTGCTGGTGGAACGGCTCGTGGAACGGCTTCGGCCCCAGGAACCGGGGCATCCGGCGACCGGCGGGAGGCTCGTCATCGGGGTAGCCGTCCCGGACGGCCTGGTGGACGAGGTGGTCACCGAGCTCATCGCCGAGTACGGGCAGCGCAGCAACTGGCAGCGCGGCTACCTGGAGGACCTTCCCTCCCTGCGGGAGGCCGTACTGGACCTGTTGGTCCGCATGCGGCTGATGGCCTGTGCCGGGCGGCTGCGCGCCGAGGGAGAAGGTCTGCCGGAGGGGTACGTCGAGGAGGCGTCGCAAGGACGCACGGTGACCGATGTCCATGGCGCACGGCCCGGCGGCGAGGGCTGGGTGTTGCTGGCCGCGGCGGCACGCTACGCCACCCTCGTGACCGTGCGACCGGCTGCCAAAGCTCGCCAAGGAACCGATGTGCAAGAGGAGTTGCCGCTATGA